From Salvia splendens isolate huo1 chromosome 3, SspV2, whole genome shotgun sequence, a single genomic window includes:
- the LOC121797458 gene encoding pyruvate dehydrogenase (acetyl-transferring) kinase, mitochondrial-like → MAAMIKKASKDLIEEARRWAAKKQNGVSLRYMTEFGSRPTPRNLLISAQFLHKELPIRISRRAVELESLPYGLSLKPAVLKVRDWYLESFRDVRSIPEIKDNSYELDFTQMIKMVKVRHNNVVPMMALGVQQLKKDLNRKIGDEGLDEIHQFLDRFYMSRIGIRMLIGQHVALHDPDPPPDCVGYIHTKMSPVEVARNASEDARAICLREYGSAPDINIYGDPKFTFPYVPTHLHLMVFELVKNSLRAVQEQYMDSDKVAPPVRIIVADGLEDVTIKVSDEGGGIARSGLSKIFTYLYSTAKNPLDESDVDPDTATMAGYGYGLPISRLYARYFGGDLQIISMEGYGTDAYLHLSRLGDSQEPLP, encoded by the exons ATGGCGGCGATGATCAAGAAAGCGTCGAAGGATCTCATCGAGGAGGCTCGGAGATGGGCTGCCAAGAAACAGAATGGCGTCAGCCTCCGTTACATGACGGAATTCGGCTCCCGCCCCACGCCCCGCAATCTCCTCATTTCTGCTCAATTCCTCCACAAGGAGCTCCCAATTCGCATCTCCCGCCGCGCCGTCGAGCTCGAGTCCCTCCCCTACGGCCTCTCCCTCAAACCCGCCGTTTTGAAG GTAAGAGATTGGTATTTGGAGTCCTTCCGTGATGTTAGATCCATTCCGGAAATAAAGGATAACAGCTATGAGTTGGATTTCACACAAATGATTAAGATGGTTAAAGTCAGACACAACAATGTGGTCCCTATGATGGCTTTGGGAGTGCAACAGTTGAAAAAAGATCTGAATCGTAAAATTGGTGATGAGGGTCTGGATGAAATCCATCAATTTCTGGATCGGTTTTATATGTCTAGAATTGGAATCCGCATGCTTATTG GGCAGCATGTCGCCTTGCATGATCCGGATCCACCTCCTGATTGTGTTGGATATATACATACAAAAATGTCTCCGGTTGAGGTTGCAAGAAATGCTAGTGAGGATGCCCGTGCCATTTGCTTGCGAGAATATGGCAGTGCCCCAGATATTAACATTTATGGAGACCCTAAGTTCACATTTCC TTATGTTCCCACTCACTTGCATCTGATGGTGTTTGAGTTGGTAAAGAATTCCTTGCGTGCTGTTCAAGAACAATATATGGACTCAGACAAGGTTGCACCTCCTGTAAGAATAATAGTTGCTGATGGATTGGAGGACGTAACAATTAAG GTATCGGATGAAGGAGGTGGTATAGCCAGAAGCGGTCTCTCAAAGATTTTCACATATCTATATAGTACTGCCAAAAATCCTCTCGATGAGTCAGACGTTGACCCTGACACAGCAACTATGGCAGGTTATGGTTACGGTCTTCCTATAAGCCGTTTGTATGCCAGGTACTTTGGAGGGGATCTGCAAATTATCTCCATGGAAGGATATG GGACCGATGCTTACCTCCATCTGTCGCGGTTGGGAGATTCTCAAGAACCCCTTCCATGA